The Trinickia caryophylli genomic sequence TTACGATACTGCGCCGCATGCGCGGCGCGGGGAGCACGACACCGGTGCTGCTGCTCACCGCCCGCTCGACGATCGATGACCGCGTGAGCGGTCTCGGACTCGGCGCCGACGATTACCTCGTGAAACCGTTCGATTACCGCGAACTCGAGGCGCGCGTGCAAGCCCTGCTGCGCCGCCAAAGCGGGCATGCGAACGACGTCGTGCGCATCGCCGGGCTCATGGTCGATCGCAGCAGCCGGCTGGCCGAACTGGACGGCACATCGCTCGCGCTCTCGCGCCGCGAGTTCGCGCTCCTCGAAATTCTCGCAAGCCGGCCTCAGCGCGTGTTTTCGAAGGAGGAATTGCTGAGCCAGTTGTTCAGCTACGACAGGGAACCCACGCCCAACGCCGTCGAGCAGTACGTCACGCGGCTGCGCAGAAAGCTCGCGCAAAGCTCGGTCGAAATCCGCACCGTGCGCGGCATGGGGTATCAGATTGCGGCGCTCTGACTGGTTTCCGAAGACCCTCTTCGGACGCACGCTCGCGTTCATCGCGCTCGTCGTGGCTTCGGGCGCCGTGGCGCTTGCTGCGATCGCGCGTCACTATGCGGGCGTGGCGGCCGAGCGCGCCTACGATCAACTGCTGTCGGGCGCCGCGATCCAGGTCGCCGAAAATCTTTATGTGCAAGGCGGCGTGCTGGCGCTCAATCCGCCCGTTGCCGCGTTCTCGACGCTTTCTCGATACGACGTCGTCTACTACAAGGTGGTCGACTCGCGCGGCATGGTCGTGGCGGGGTATGCCGATCTCTCGAGTGCGGCGCCGCTCGCAGCGGCCCAGCAAGGCCCCACGTTCGAAGACGGCCGGTATCAGCATCAGCGCGTGCGCATCGCCACCGTCGCGCGTTACATGCCGGAGGAGACCGTGCCTGGCTGGGCCGTCATTACCGTCGCTCAGACCACGCATGCGCGTCAGCAGCTCACGAACGACATGAGCGTCAAGGTATGGACGCTCATTGCCCTCATGAGCGTTCTGGCGGTGGGCGCCAGCGGCCTCGCGATCAAACGCGGGCTTCGCCCGCTCGCCCAGGTGGAGACGATCATCGTGGCGCGCGATCCGGCCGATCTGCGGCCCGTGTCTGTCGACACCCCGAGCGAAATCAACGCGCTCATCGGCGCCATCAACGTGTTGATGCAGCGGCTCGCGCGGCGCATTGCGTCGATGCAGCGCTTCATCGCCGATGCCGCGCATCAGATGCGCACGCCGCTCGCGCGGCTCGATGCGCAAATCGAGCTGCTCAGCGCTGAAACGGACGCGGCCCGCTACCGCGAACGCCTCGCATCGTTGCGCGACACCTGCGCCGACGTCGGGCGCTTGACGGGGCAGTTGCTCAATCACGCGATGGTCATTCATCGCTCGGAGATCGTGGCGCTGCAGCCGGTCGAGCTGGATGCGCTCGTGAAGGAAGTGCTCGGCCGCACGATTCCGCTCGCGGACGAGCGCGATATCGCCGTCGCATTCGAGAATCGGGCCGGCGCCGTGGCGATCC encodes the following:
- a CDS encoding response regulator transcription factor → MRILVVEDDAPIGAAIRSRLTRLGHAVDLETDGATASSLIGVEHFDLVVLDVMLPSLDGFTILRRMRGAGSTTPVLLLTARSTIDDRVSGLGLGADDYLVKPFDYRELEARVQALLRRQSGHANDVVRIAGLMVDRSSRLAELDGTSLALSRREFALLEILASRPQRVFSKEELLSQLFSYDREPTPNAVEQYVTRLRRKLAQSSVEIRTVRGMGYQIAAL
- a CDS encoding sensor histidine kinase; its protein translation is MRRSDWFPKTLFGRTLAFIALVVASGAVALAAIARHYAGVAAERAYDQLLSGAAIQVAENLYVQGGVLALNPPVAAFSTLSRYDVVYYKVVDSRGMVVAGYADLSSAAPLAAAQQGPTFEDGRYQHQRVRIATVARYMPEETVPGWAVITVAQTTHARQQLTNDMSVKVWTLIALMSVLAVGASGLAIKRGLRPLAQVETIIVARDPADLRPVSVDTPSEINALIGAINVLMQRLARRIASMQRFIADAAHQMRTPLARLDAQIELLSAETDAARYRERLASLRDTCADVGRLTGQLLNHAMVIHRSEIVALQPVELDALVKEVLGRTIPLADERDIAVAFENRAGAVAILGDGISLREALSNLLDNAISRGDVDEIVVSLCLSERSVQLTAKDNGRGIAREHWDAVLLPFVSMPSDGARKTGSGLGLAIVNEVMKAHGGSVTFGFPPEGGFAVTLRFPAP